The Cyanobacteria bacterium GSL.Bin1 genome includes a region encoding these proteins:
- a CDS encoding protein kinase, whose product MSSSKVRSDEIPFGTLINDRYLIQKVLGQGGLGRTYLTLDTHRFNEPCVLKEFAPSGTGEYELQKSRDLFRREAKILHQIKHPQIPKFLACFEGRDQLFIVQEYVNGKTYSELLQERQKQGQSFSEAEIVQWLKSLLSVLKYIHECGIIHRDISPDNVMLPNDHELPLLIDFGVGKQVINPEQIDLKEDDHRDSGSFVGKISFVGKIGYAPREQISMGHCSPSSDLYALGVTAVVLLTGKNPTLLLDQYSLEWQWRSYCEISDAFAQILDQLLADQPQYRYRVAQDVLADLQQLEQTEAGGISTAISQPNLDSPQSSVEVPPPPPSETTIISSSPAIEAQGVEFEAEPLPPNPLDPEFVELCQRELAYFIGPMAELVIEEAMEQSLPRSPQELVEILAAEIPDFREAREFKERIFS is encoded by the coding sequence ATGTCATCATCAAAAGTAAGAAGTGACGAAATTCCCTTTGGGACTCTAATCAATGATCGCTACTTGATCCAAAAGGTTCTAGGGCAGGGTGGTCTCGGTCGAACTTACTTAACACTTGATACTCATCGTTTTAATGAACCTTGCGTTCTCAAAGAATTTGCCCCGAGTGGCACAGGAGAATATGAGCTGCAAAAATCTCGTGACTTGTTTAGAAGAGAAGCAAAAATTCTGCATCAAATTAAGCATCCTCAAATTCCCAAATTTTTAGCTTGCTTTGAAGGACGAGATCAGTTATTTATTGTACAGGAGTATGTTAACGGGAAAACCTATTCCGAGCTCCTACAAGAACGTCAGAAACAGGGTCAATCCTTTTCGGAAGCTGAGATCGTTCAGTGGCTAAAAAGTCTACTATCAGTTTTGAAATATATTCACGAATGTGGCATTATTCACCGCGACATTTCTCCAGATAATGTCATGCTTCCTAACGATCATGAATTACCACTATTAATTGATTTTGGTGTGGGAAAACAAGTGATTAATCCGGAGCAAATTGATTTAAAAGAGGATGATCACAGAGATTCTGGTTCATTTGTCGGGAAAATATCTTTTGTTGGCAAAATTGGTTACGCCCCCCGTGAGCAAATTAGTATGGGTCACTGTTCACCCAGTAGCGATCTTTATGCTTTGGGTGTTACTGCAGTTGTTCTTTTGACTGGAAAAAATCCCACTTTACTCCTCGATCAATATTCCTTAGAATGGCAATGGCGTTCCTACTGCGAAATTAGCGATGCTTTTGCTCAAATTCTGGATCAGTTGTTAGCGGACCAGCCTCAATATCGCTATCGGGTCGCTCAAGATGTTCTAGCCGATTTACAGCAATTAGAACAAACCGAAGCAGGAGGAATCAGTACTGCCATTAGCCAACCCAACCTTGACTCTCCCCAGTCTTCGGTAGAAGTCCCTCCGCCTCCTCCATCAGAAACAACCATCATCAGTTCTTCGCCAGCTATCGAAGCACAAGGAGTGGAGTTTGAAGCTGAACCACTGCCGCCGAATCCACTTGATCCTGAATTTGTAGAACTTTGTCAGAGAGAGTTAGCCTATTTTATTGGACCAATGGCAGAATTGGTTATAGAAGAGGCAATGGAACAATCTTTGCCAAGGTCTCCGCAAGAATTAGTTGAAATCTTAGCTGCAGAAATCCCCGATTTTCGGGAGGCTCGTGAATTTAAAGAGCGCATTTTTTCTTGA